In Bradyrhizobium guangxiense, the genomic window CACGCTCAGCCTTTAGGGACCAGGGCCGAGAGTTAACCCCGCCGAAGATGTTCGGCGACCGCTTCATGATCAACGATGTGCGACTTCGCCCGAGCGCCTCAACTGGAAACAGCTTTCACTTGAAACTGCGCAGTAAGATGAGCGCGTCGGCAGGATTTGGCCGCCAAGATTAACTGCACTGAACATCAAGGAGCCTCCGTCAACGCACGCGTGCATCGCAATTGCAAGAGTTCCGATTAGGACGTAACGTGTACCGCGAGTGCAGGCGATTATCTCAGACTCACCAATTCCGTTGAGGTGCTTTCCGCAAAGAGTGGTCGCTTTCATTTCCTTGTGTCGTCAAGTCCTTCGAGCGCTGCAATGAGGCAGTTGATCAATGTCATTGTGGTAAATGGTTTAGCGAGAAGGCAAATACCGCCAGCTTCGATTGCGCGGGCGCGAACTGATCTCTCTGCATTGGCCGTAATGAAGATAAACGGCGTTTGACGACCGTCGTTTCGCATTTGCCGTAGCAGCTCAAGCCCGTTCATGAAAGGCATCTGGATGTCGGCGATTACACACGACGTGGCAGCCAGCACCTCCGAGCGTAGAAACTCTGGGGCGGATGCAAACACTTGAACGTCGTAGCCGCGAGAGGACAGAAGGTTGTTCGTGGCGGCACGAACGGACGGATCATCGTCAATGATCGAGATGAG contains:
- a CDS encoding response regulator transcription factor, whose amino-acid sequence is MPHLISIIDDDPSVRAATNNLLSSRGYDVQVFASAPEFLRSEVLAATSCVIADIQMPFMNGLELLRQMRNDGRQTPFIFITANAERSVRARAIEAGGICLLAKPFTTMTLINCLIAALEGLDDTRK